Proteins encoded within one genomic window of Apis mellifera strain DH4 linkage group LG1, Amel_HAv3.1, whole genome shotgun sequence:
- the LOC726062 gene encoding methyltransferase-like 26, protein MNAIIYSAASCSLKSTSMTTKKLVYPAADRNKNPILLILQKYIQSSPGQIFLEISSGTGQHVAHFAPHFPEITFYPSEYDLKLIESITAYANGFSNIKQPLHIDIKTDFHIWENNIFKEASIDYIYNANLIHISPYECSIGLFSNAGKLLKNNGILFTYGPYAIDGKITPESNINFDKSLRLQDPRWGLRDINDLKELAEKNRLKLINIYDMPANNKTIIWKKY, encoded by the exons ATGAATGCAATTATCTACTCTGCTGCTAGTTGTAG TTTAAAATCTACCAGTATGACAACCAAAAAACTTGTTTATCCTGCAGCTGATCGTAACAAGAATCCaatacttttaattcttcaaaaatatattcaatctaGTCCAggtcaaatttttttagagatatCATCTGGTACTGGACAACATGTAGCCCATTTTGCTCCTCATTTTCctgaaataactttttatccttcagaatatgatttaaaactaATAGAAAGTATAACAGCTTATGCAAAtggattttcaaatataaaacaacctttacatatagatattaagacagattttcatatttgggagaataatatatttaaagaagccagcattgattatatatataatgcaaatttaatacACATTTCACCTTATGAATGTTCTATTGGTTTATTTAGTAATGCgggtaaattattaaaaaataatggtattttatttacatatggACCTTATGCTATAGATGGAAAAATAACGCcagaaagtaatattaatttcgataaaagttTAAGACTTCAAGATCCAAGATGGGGTCTCAgagatattaatgatttaaaggAATTAGCAGAAAAAAATAGActgaagttaataaatatttatgatatgcctgcaaataataaaactattatatggaaaaaatattaa
- the LOC100578360 gene encoding dnaJ homolog subfamily C member 21 — MKCHYEVLGVPRNASDDDLKKAYRKLALKWHPDKNLNNPEEAKEQFQLVQQAWEVLSDPHERTWYDNHRDAILKGGIGENYKDDSIDLFQYFSTTCFKGYGDDEKGFYTIYRNVFEKLAAEDLEYTKEGDSDEEVPGFGDSQSSYKEVVHNFYAYWQSYNTKKSFAWLDPYDIRNAPNRKVVRLIEKENKKVRDKAKKERNEQVRNLVAFIRKRDKRVQIHTTKLIERAKENLRKVEERKKQQLLERQKQLKEHKVSEWSKFSNIEAELKNIEANLAQEFGENLSSDGDMDDENTIDDNSMYCIACNKIFKTHKAFTNHENSKKHKDNIAIIKVSMIQEDINSQESDINSDLILECEKKLSTNSQMPDFLLNPIQNNSNKNNIAEQTSEEELISDDEEFENFKIPENIKYCSEKFKLATDSQMNDFLYVPPNKNDNEYLTSEDEIISDQEDEEIPKKQKKKKRKKNVQNPIKEQISDEDININEDMLLSKKQRKKQQQKKALLNKVVENNQQLSNDKIEEYEEYVQNPIKEQVSDEDININEDILLSKKQRKKQQQKKALLNKVVENNQQLSNEKIEEYEEDLMKEKNKTELLSVNVEINNTHNEKSKSKKSKNTKKKSQNIEIPDLTHCCITCKVEFPSKNKLFEHLKKTGHSVYIPNSLKNKKNQEEKTSKSKDKRN, encoded by the coding sequence atGAAATGTCATTATGAGGTATTAGGGGTACCACGAAATGCTTCTGATGATGACTTAAAAAAAGCTTACAGAAAATTAGCTTTGAAATGGCAtccagataaaaatttaaataatccagAAGAAGCAAAAGAACAATTTCAACTTGTTCAACAAGCTTGGGAAGTGTTAAGTGATCCTCATGAACGTACTTGGTATGATAATCATCGTGATGCTATTTTAAAAGGTGGTATTggtgaaaattataaagatgatTCTATTGAtctctttcaatatttctcaacTACTTGCTTCAAAGGATATGGAGATGATGAAAAAggattttatactatttatcgtaatgtgtttgaaaaattagcaGCTGAAGACTTAGAATATACAAAAGAAGGGGATTCGGATGAAGAAGTTCCAGGATTTGGAGATTCCCAAAGTTCATATAAAGAAGTTGTTCATAACTTTTATGCTTATTGGCAAagttataatacaaaaaaatcatttgcTTGGTTAGATCCTTATGATATAAGAAATGCTCCTAATAGAAAAGTGGTACgtcttattgaaaaagaaaataagaaagttcGAGATAAagctaaaaaagaaagaaatgaacaaGTAAGAAATTTAGTTGCTTTTATACGTAAACGCGATAAACGAGTGCAAATTCATACAACCAAATTAATTGAACGTGCAAAAGAGAATTTAAGGAAGGTTGAAGAACgaaaaaaacaacaattatTAGAAAGACAGAAACAATTAAAAGAGCATAAAGTATCAGAATggtcaaaattttcaaatatagaagctgaacttaaaaatattgaagctAATCTTGCTCAAGAATTTggtgaaaatttatcttctgATGGAGATATGGATGATGAGAATACAATAGATGATAACTCTATGTATTGTATAgcttgcaataaaatatttaaaacacatAAAGCATTTACAAACCATGAAAACTCTAAAAaacataaagataatattgcaataataaaagtatctaTGATACaagaagatataaattctCAAGAAAGTGATATAAACtctgatttaattttagaatgtgaaaaaaaattatcaacaaaTTCACAAATGCCtgactttttattaaatcctattcaaaataattcaaacaaaaataatattgcagaACAAACTTCAGAAGAGGAATTAATCTCAGACGatgaagaatttgaaaattttaaaataccagaaaatataaaatattgttcagaaaaatttaaacttgctACAGATTCTCAAATGAATGATTTTCTTTATGTACCACCAAACAAAAATgacaatgaatatttaactTCTGAAGATGAAATTATCTCTGAtcaagaagatgaagaaatacccaaaaaacaaaaaaagaaaaaacgaaagaagaatgttcaaaatccaataaaagaacaaattagtgatgaagatataaatattaatgaagatatgttattatcaaaaaaacaaCGTAAAAAACAGCAACAAAAGAAggcattattaaataaagttgttgaaaataatcaaCAATTATCTAATGACAAAATAGAGGAGTATGAAGAATATGTTCAAAATCCAATAAAAGAACAAGTTAGCgatgaagatataaatattaatgaagatatattattatcaaaaaaacaaCGTAAGAAACAGCAACAAAAAAaagcattattaaataaagttgttgaaaataatcaaCAATTATCTAAtgagaaaatagaagaatatgaAGAAGATttaatgaaggaaaaaaataaaacagaattattATCTGTTaatgtagaaataaataatacacataatgaaaaatctaaaagcaaaaaaagtaaaaatacaaagaaaaaatcacaaaatattgaaataccaGATCTAACACATTGTTGCATTACATGTAAAGTTGAATTTcctagtaaaaataaattatttgaacacTTGAAGAAAACAGGACATTCTGTATATATAccaaattcattgaaaaataaaaagaatcaagaagaaaaaacaagtaaaagtaaagataaaagaaattag